The Lichenihabitans psoromatis genome contains a region encoding:
- a CDS encoding GNAT family N-acetyltransferase yields the protein MSTDRPKLVIPAVPDRADREILLSRLADFEAEQAGPLDIKHLAILLKDEAGATIGGLWGVSLFRWLIVELVFVPAHLRGQGLGRDIMAEAERIAIERGCIGIWLDTYDFQAPDFYESLGFVPFGAVFDQPPGHKRIFMQKRLAI from the coding sequence ATGTCGACGGATCGCCCCAAACTCGTCATCCCGGCCGTTCCCGACCGGGCCGATCGCGAGATCCTGCTGTCGCGCCTCGCCGATTTCGAGGCCGAACAGGCAGGCCCGCTCGACATCAAGCATCTGGCGATCCTGCTGAAGGACGAGGCCGGAGCGACGATCGGCGGCCTCTGGGGCGTGTCGCTCTTCCGATGGCTGATCGTGGAACTCGTCTTCGTGCCGGCGCACCTGCGGGGCCAGGGTCTCGGCCGGGACATCATGGCGGAGGCCGAGCGCATCGCGATCGAACGCGGCTGTATCGGCATCTGGCTCGACACCTATGATTTTCAGGCGCCAGATTTCTACGAAAGCCTCGGCTTCGTGCCGTTCGGCGCGGTGTTCGATCAGCCGCCGGGACACAAGCGCATCTTCATGCAGAAGCGATTGGCGATCTGA
- a CDS encoding agmatine deiminase family protein, with protein sequence MRSAEPALRMPAEWEPHERCWMAWPCRAEAWRHGLGSARMAFAAVVQAIARFEPVTVMVRVDDLDEARGLIGSAATLVQTELDDSWTRDTGPTFVLAGDGTLAGVDWGFNAWGLVYDGFARDARLARHIIDHAGAHRIVGPQILEGGSIHVDGQGTLITTEECLFDPRRNPHLSKPDIERHLRAMLGVDTVIWLKRGLTNDETRGHVDNICCFAAPGHVLLPATGDTSDPDYAILIEARAALEAAVDARGRSLIITTLPMPPRRRDQAGDVLALSYVNFYIANGGLVMPGFDEATDHDAATVLSSVFPGREIVIVPGHGIADGGGNIHCITQQQPKAVLRSPIASA encoded by the coding sequence ATGAGAAGCGCCGAGCCAGCCCTGCGAATGCCGGCCGAATGGGAGCCGCACGAGCGCTGCTGGATGGCGTGGCCCTGCCGCGCCGAGGCGTGGCGCCATGGCCTCGGATCCGCCCGCATGGCTTTTGCGGCCGTCGTGCAGGCGATCGCCCGGTTCGAGCCCGTGACCGTCATGGTTCGTGTCGACGATCTCGACGAAGCGAGGGGTCTGATTGGCAGCGCAGCGACGTTGGTGCAAACCGAACTCGACGACAGCTGGACACGCGACACCGGCCCGACCTTTGTGCTCGCAGGCGACGGCACGCTTGCCGGCGTCGACTGGGGCTTCAATGCCTGGGGGCTCGTCTACGATGGATTCGCGCGCGACGCTCGGCTGGCGCGGCACATCATCGATCACGCCGGCGCGCACCGGATCGTCGGGCCGCAGATCCTCGAAGGCGGCTCGATCCATGTCGATGGACAAGGCACGCTGATCACCACCGAGGAATGTCTCTTCGATCCCCGACGCAACCCACATCTGTCGAAGCCGGATATCGAGCGGCATCTGCGCGCCATGCTCGGCGTCGACACCGTGATTTGGCTGAAGCGGGGGCTCACCAACGATGAAACGCGCGGCCACGTCGACAATATCTGCTGCTTTGCCGCGCCCGGCCACGTGCTGCTGCCCGCGACAGGCGATACGAGCGACCCGGATTACGCCATCCTGATCGAGGCCCGAGCGGCGCTGGAAGCGGCGGTCGACGCGCGCGGGAGAAGTCTGATCATCACGACCCTGCCGATGCCACCGCGTCGCCGCGATCAAGCCGGTGACGTGCTGGCGCTCTCCTACGTGAATTTCTACATCGCCAACGGCGGCCTCGTCATGCCAGGCTTCGACGAGGCGACTGATCATGACGCGGCCACGGTCCTGTCGTCGGTCTTTCCGGGCCGCGAGATCGTGATCGTACCGGGCCACGGCATCGCCGATGGCGGCGGCAACATCCATTGCATCACGCAGCAGCAGCCAAAAGCGGTGCTCAGATCGCCAATCGCTTCTGCATGA
- a CDS encoding TetR/AcrR family transcriptional regulator — MTDDRRTEPAVPDEHGPSRPTAKSAETRARIVAGALRALETHGLGQTTTRRIAEESDIRLATLHYHFSSKEAVLLAVLEMMIDDMTATLTARTRSSDALDARIAYILRASWSYVEQTRAKQIVQYELTLYAVRTKGCEWLAARQYQAYVGAYVDLLSGGRASPELAAADAEDLARLMLAGIDGLILQSLAGASECDLRASVEALTVGVQARAARLSPRGARLKRIAAA, encoded by the coding sequence ATGACTGACGACCGCCGCACCGAACCCGCTGTGCCTGACGAGCACGGCCCAAGCCGACCGACCGCGAAAAGTGCCGAAACGCGGGCCCGTATCGTCGCCGGGGCGCTTCGGGCGCTCGAAACGCATGGGCTCGGCCAGACCACGACGCGACGGATCGCGGAGGAGAGCGATATCCGGCTGGCGACGCTGCATTATCATTTCAGCAGCAAGGAAGCGGTGCTGCTCGCGGTTCTCGAGATGATGATCGACGACATGACCGCGACCCTGACGGCGCGGACCCGCTCCTCCGACGCGCTTGACGCGCGGATCGCCTATATTCTGCGGGCGTCCTGGAGCTATGTCGAGCAGACCCGAGCCAAGCAGATCGTTCAATATGAACTGACACTCTACGCCGTCCGCACGAAGGGGTGCGAATGGCTCGCGGCGCGCCAGTATCAAGCCTATGTCGGCGCCTATGTGGATTTATTGTCGGGTGGCCGTGCGTCGCCGGAGTTGGCGGCGGCGGATGCAGAGGACTTGGCCCGGCTGATGCTCGCCGGCATTGATGGACTGATCCTTCAATCGCTGGCTGGCGCATCGGAATGCGATTTGCGGGCAAGTGTCGAAGCCTTGACGGTTGGCGTGCAGGCACGTGCGGCACGGCTGTCGCCTCGCGGCGCGCGACTGAAGAGGATTGCGGCCGCATGA
- a CDS encoding amidase → MNDKATPSNPKTDDLARRSATELARLIASRTVTSRAVVSAFLSRIETFNPTYNAIVSLRPAADILAEAERADEAVARGQTIGPLHGLPIAIKDLAATKGLRTTLGSPLYSDNVPDADALAVARVRGAGAIIIGKTNTPEFGLGSHTYNPIFGATRNAFDPSRSAGGSSGGAAVALALSMLPIADGSDFGGSLRNPAAWNNVFGLRPSQGRVPSTASPDAFMSQLSTDGPMGRHVEDLALLLSVQAGHDARAPLSLDGTGFRYEQHLEGFGPARIAWLGDFGGHLPMENGVLDLCRSGLARLEALGCTIVPLVPDFDAEALWQAFVVLRQFSTGGKFMEHYRDPAKRALLKPEALWECEGYLALTAQDVYEAAVVRSSWYATLQQIFLDVDFLALPAAQMFPFPVETTWPRSIAGRPMDSYHRWMEVVAPVTLSGLPAISLPVGFGGEGGHLPMGVQIVGRPRDDLSVLRLAYAYERANPWIAAARG, encoded by the coding sequence ATGAATGACAAAGCTACTCCCTCAAACCCAAAGACCGACGACCTCGCGCGACGAAGCGCCACGGAGTTGGCACGGCTCATCGCGTCCCGCACCGTCACGTCTCGGGCGGTCGTGTCGGCCTTTCTGTCGCGGATCGAGACGTTCAACCCGACCTATAACGCGATCGTGTCTTTGCGCCCGGCCGCCGATATTCTCGCCGAGGCCGAAAGGGCCGACGAGGCGGTCGCGCGTGGCCAAACGATCGGTCCACTTCATGGCCTGCCGATCGCCATCAAGGATCTCGCAGCCACCAAGGGACTGCGGACGACCCTTGGATCGCCCCTCTACTCCGACAACGTGCCGGACGCCGACGCTCTGGCGGTGGCGCGGGTACGGGGGGCCGGCGCCATCATCATCGGCAAAACCAATACGCCGGAATTCGGCCTCGGCTCGCATACCTACAACCCGATCTTCGGCGCGACCCGGAACGCCTTCGACCCGAGCCGCAGCGCCGGCGGCTCCAGCGGCGGAGCGGCAGTGGCGCTGGCTCTCTCGATGCTGCCGATCGCAGACGGCAGCGATTTCGGCGGCTCGCTCCGCAATCCGGCAGCCTGGAACAACGTCTTCGGCTTGCGGCCATCGCAAGGGCGCGTTCCCTCCACCGCTTCGCCCGACGCCTTCATGTCGCAGCTCTCGACCGACGGACCGATGGGGCGGCATGTCGAGGATCTGGCGTTGTTGCTCTCGGTCCAGGCTGGCCATGATGCAAGGGCGCCCCTCTCGCTGGACGGCACCGGCTTCCGCTACGAGCAGCATCTGGAGGGGTTCGGCCCGGCCCGGATCGCTTGGCTCGGCGACTTCGGTGGACATTTGCCGATGGAGAACGGGGTGCTCGACCTCTGCCGCAGTGGCCTGGCGCGCCTCGAAGCGCTCGGCTGCACGATCGTGCCGCTCGTCCCGGACTTCGATGCGGAAGCGCTGTGGCAAGCCTTCGTGGTGCTGCGGCAATTCTCCACCGGCGGCAAATTCATGGAGCATTATCGCGATCCCGCCAAACGGGCGCTGCTCAAGCCCGAGGCGCTGTGGGAATGCGAGGGATATTTGGCTTTGACGGCGCAGGACGTCTACGAGGCGGCCGTGGTCCGGTCGTCATGGTACGCCACCCTGCAGCAGATTTTTTTGGACGTCGACTTTCTGGCTCTCCCGGCCGCTCAGATGTTTCCGTTTCCGGTCGAGACCACATGGCCTCGCTCCATCGCGGGTCGCCCGATGGACAGTTATCATCGCTGGATGGAGGTGGTGGCGCCCGTCACTCTGTCGGGTTTGCCGGCCATCAGCCTCCCGGTCGGCTTCGGCGGCGAGGGAGGCCATCTCCCGATGGGTGTGCAGATCGTGGGGCGCCCGCGCGACGATCTCTCGGTGCTGCGGCTTGCCTACGCCTATGAGCGCGCCAATCCGTGGATCGCAGCCGCGCGGGGCTGA
- a CDS encoding M20/M25/M40 family metallo-hydrolase, whose translation MHCADLPFAEDAFLERLQRWTTCESPTWDGLAIDRMLDIAARDLVLAGASVERIAGRMGFGGAVRGRFPHPKAAEPGLLVLAHLDTVHPVGTLGTLPWRRDGDRCEGPGILDMKAGACLAVQAMEELAAAGIATPLPVTILFTGDEEVGTPSTRDLIEAEARRHRFVLVPEPARLNGDLVTGRYAIARFVVTTTGRPSHAGARLAEGRSAIRAMADRIIAIEEMTTEDCTFSVGVVRGGQWVNCVATTCVAEVLSMAKRQEDLDRGVAAMLAMAGSRNGVSFDVTRGVTRPVWEPKAGTLAMVATVQRLASEMGLTIGHGSAGGGSDGNFTGALGIPTLDGLGAVGDGLHRLDEHIAIAATLQRGRLLAGLLATLM comes from the coding sequence ATGCATTGCGCTGACTTGCCGTTTGCGGAGGACGCCTTTCTGGAAAGGCTGCAGCGGTGGACGACCTGCGAGAGCCCCACCTGGGACGGATTGGCCATCGACCGCATGCTCGACATCGCGGCCCGCGATCTCGTGCTTGCGGGCGCGAGCGTGGAGCGGATTGCCGGGCGGATGGGGTTCGGGGGCGCCGTGCGAGGCCGGTTTCCGCACCCGAAGGCGGCTGAGCCCGGCCTTCTCGTTTTAGCCCATCTCGATACGGTCCACCCCGTTGGCACGTTGGGGACGCTACCCTGGCGCCGCGACGGTGACCGATGCGAAGGGCCGGGCATTCTCGATATGAAGGCGGGCGCCTGCCTCGCCGTGCAGGCGATGGAGGAGCTCGCGGCTGCCGGCATCGCGACGCCTTTGCCGGTCACGATCCTGTTCACGGGCGACGAAGAGGTCGGGACGCCGAGCACCCGCGATCTCATCGAAGCCGAAGCGCGCCGGCATCGTTTCGTGCTGGTCCCCGAACCCGCGCGGCTCAACGGCGACCTTGTCACAGGACGCTATGCGATCGCGCGGTTCGTGGTCACCACGACGGGGCGTCCGAGCCATGCCGGAGCCCGCCTGGCCGAAGGGCGATCTGCGATCCGGGCGATGGCCGACCGGATCATCGCGATCGAGGAGATGACGACCGAGGATTGCACCTTCAGCGTCGGCGTGGTGCGGGGCGGCCAATGGGTCAATTGCGTCGCCACGACCTGCGTGGCCGAAGTGCTCAGCATGGCCAAGCGCCAGGAGGATCTCGATCGCGGCGTCGCCGCGATGCTGGCGATGGCGGGATCGCGGAACGGCGTGTCGTTCGATGTCACGCGCGGTGTGACGCGGCCGGTTTGGGAGCCGAAGGCGGGAACGCTCGCCATGGTGGCGACCGTGCAGCGGCTTGCCTCCGAGATGGGGCTGACGATCGGCCATGGCAGCGCGGGCGGCGGATCGGACGGCAATTTTACGGGCGCGCTCGGCATTCCGACGCTCGATGGGCTCGGAGCCGTCGGCGATGGTCTGCATCGGCTCGACGAGCATATCGCGATTGCGGCGACGCTGCAGCGCGGCCGCTTGCTGGCCGGCCTGCTCGCAACCCTGATGTAA
- a CDS encoding FadR/GntR family transcriptional regulator: protein MPSKDETGRAAPAANVRARARQQVDQLHAMIERTIDQGRIKPGERIATERALAAQFGASRSVVRSALAELHKAGKIVRKVGHGTIVQESPQLPRPVDTFRLLDTSPADMLDFRLALEPGLADMITLQASDADLAAIVDCVNQGDRASGLQEWEEWDRAFHRLVVAASHNRLAISVYDAVIGIRHEKPWLLTKQGHTDLDHWKRYQDDHRRIALSLSNRDAVGGAVAIRDHLLKVRLKMLGI from the coding sequence GTGCCCAGCAAGGACGAAACGGGACGTGCAGCACCCGCCGCAAATGTCCGCGCCCGGGCGCGGCAGCAGGTCGATCAGCTGCATGCCATGATCGAGCGGACGATCGACCAAGGTCGGATCAAACCCGGCGAGCGGATCGCGACCGAGCGGGCACTCGCGGCGCAATTTGGTGCGTCGCGCAGTGTGGTGCGGAGCGCCTTGGCCGAATTGCACAAGGCCGGCAAGATCGTCCGCAAGGTCGGCCATGGCACGATCGTGCAGGAAAGCCCGCAACTCCCGCGCCCCGTCGATACGTTTCGCCTGCTCGACACGAGCCCGGCCGACATGCTCGATTTCAGATTGGCGCTGGAGCCCGGGTTAGCCGACATGATCACGCTGCAGGCGAGCGATGCCGACCTCGCCGCAATCGTCGATTGCGTGAACCAGGGCGATCGGGCCAGTGGCCTGCAGGAATGGGAGGAGTGGGACCGCGCGTTCCATCGCTTGGTGGTGGCCGCGTCCCATAATCGACTCGCGATCAGCGTTTACGACGCGGTGATCGGCATCCGGCATGAAAAACCCTGGCTGCTGACCAAACAGGGCCACACCGATCTGGACCACTGGAAGCGCTACCAGGATGATCATCGCCGGATCGCTTTGAGCTTGTCGAATCGCGATGCCGTCGGCGGCGCTGTCGCGATCCGCGATCATCTCCTGAAGGTCCGGCTCAAGATGCTCGGGATCTGA
- a CDS encoding ABC transporter ATP-binding protein: MRALDQVSLTIRSNEFFTLLGPSGCGKTTLLRSIAGFSTPDSGSIKVHGQALDGLPPYRRPVNTVFQSYAVFPHLSVERNIAFGLEMSGHPKAKIGPRVAEMLALVRLEGLGSRMPSQLSGGQQQRVAFARALAPGPRVLLLDEPLSALDQKLRTEMQLELKRLQRDVGITFVFVTHDQHEALTMSDRIAVMSGGKILQIGSPEDIYERPAARFVADFIGDTNLIEATRIAPQVYRTASGTDVNVVETDAGAGPIGQTVALVIRPERTWLSERGLGALPGTVDQVVYEGGDTTYYVALQQGGRFRICEQNRTNSKPRFPQGAAVSVTLPPDAIRVLGA, translated from the coding sequence ATGCGGGCGCTCGATCAGGTCTCGTTGACGATCCGGTCGAACGAGTTTTTCACCCTCCTCGGCCCCTCCGGTTGCGGCAAGACAACGCTGTTGCGGTCGATCGCCGGTTTCTCGACCCCCGACTCAGGCTCGATCAAAGTTCACGGTCAGGCGCTCGACGGGCTTCCGCCCTACCGCCGTCCGGTCAATACCGTGTTTCAAAGCTATGCGGTCTTCCCGCACCTGTCGGTGGAGCGGAACATCGCCTTCGGGCTCGAAATGAGCGGCCATCCAAAGGCGAAGATCGGGCCGCGCGTCGCCGAAATGCTGGCCCTGGTGCGGCTCGAGGGGCTGGGATCGCGGATGCCTTCCCAACTCTCCGGCGGCCAGCAACAACGCGTCGCCTTCGCCCGAGCGCTCGCACCCGGCCCCCGTGTGCTGCTTCTCGACGAACCGCTCTCGGCTCTCGACCAGAAGCTGCGAACCGAGATGCAGCTCGAGCTGAAACGTCTGCAGCGCGATGTCGGCATCACCTTCGTATTCGTGACCCACGATCAGCATGAGGCGCTGACGATGTCGGATCGGATCGCGGTCATGAGCGGCGGCAAGATCCTGCAGATCGGATCGCCGGAGGACATCTATGAGCGTCCGGCCGCGCGCTTCGTGGCCGATTTCATCGGCGACACCAATCTGATCGAAGCCACGCGCATCGCGCCGCAGGTCTACCGCACCGCGTCCGGCACGGATGTCAACGTGGTCGAGACAGATGCCGGCGCGGGTCCGATCGGGCAGACCGTCGCGCTCGTGATCCGTCCCGAGCGGACCTGGCTCAGCGAGCGGGGCCTCGGCGCCTTGCCAGGAACCGTCGATCAGGTCGTCTACGAGGGCGGAGACACGACCTATTACGTCGCGCTCCAGCAGGGTGGCCGGTTCCGCATCTGCGAGCAGAACCGCACGAATTCCAAACCGCGTTTCCCGCAAGGGGCGGCCGTCAGCGTGACGCTTCCGCCGGACGCCATCAGGGTTCTTGGTGCATGA
- a CDS encoding ABC transporter permease, whose product MTLKLERTALLFPALFTVGILFLVPLGFMAYVSTLQRGPDGGVLWGQHTADAYLQFLFERDLEDNLVVNTDYIQIFLRSIGLAAITAACTLILAFPTALWMAFQPPSRRTLLLFLVTVPFWTNLLVRNYSWVLMLRSDGVVDWVLMGLHLRTQSLEILYTPLATGIGLVYSFLPYMILPIYVSMEKIDRRYVEAAFDLGANRLQAVRRIILPLAMPGITGGVILVFVPCLGSFVSPELLGGAKSMMIGSLIQQQFGQARNWPFGSALAFVLLGLILLALWLHAMRYRRGGEAAS is encoded by the coding sequence ATGACCCTCAAACTCGAGCGCACGGCCCTGCTGTTTCCGGCCCTTTTCACGGTGGGCATCCTCTTCCTCGTGCCGCTCGGCTTCATGGCCTATGTGTCGACGCTGCAGCGCGGGCCCGATGGCGGCGTGCTCTGGGGCCAGCATACCGCCGATGCCTATCTGCAGTTTCTGTTCGAGCGCGACCTCGAAGACAATCTCGTCGTCAATACCGACTACATCCAGATTTTCCTACGCTCCATCGGTCTTGCGGCCATAACGGCCGCCTGCACGCTGATCTTGGCCTTCCCGACCGCGCTCTGGATGGCATTTCAACCACCCTCGCGCCGAACGCTTCTGCTTTTTCTGGTGACGGTTCCGTTCTGGACGAACCTTCTCGTGCGGAACTATTCATGGGTGCTGATGCTGCGGAGCGACGGGGTCGTCGATTGGGTCCTGATGGGCCTTCATCTCCGGACCCAATCGCTCGAGATCCTTTACACGCCTCTGGCGACCGGCATCGGCCTTGTCTATTCGTTCCTGCCCTACATGATCCTGCCGATCTACGTCAGCATGGAGAAGATCGACCGCCGCTACGTCGAGGCGGCCTTTGATCTCGGCGCCAACCGCCTGCAGGCTGTCCGCCGCATCATCCTGCCGCTCGCGATGCCGGGCATCACCGGCGGCGTCATCCTGGTCTTCGTGCCCTGCCTCGGCTCCTTCGTCAGTCCGGAACTGCTCGGCGGCGCCAAATCGATGATGATCGGCAGTCTCATCCAGCAGCAGTTCGGGCAGGCGCGGAACTGGCCCTTTGGCTCGGCGCTGGCTTTCGTGCTGCTCGGGCTCATCCTTCTGGCGCTCTGGTTGCACGCGATGCGTTACCGCCGCGGCGGCGAGGCCGCCTCATGA
- a CDS encoding ABC transporter permease produces the protein MSEGQALWRFPATRFTAMAVFTFLYVPIIVLIVLSFSAGDSSLSRWEGFSTRWYGVVAGDADMLRALKNSLVVASVATVAGTVIAIMAGLATSKARFRGQGVAEASLAMPLIVPDIVAAIAILLFFVAIGIPLGLFSLMLAHTVFAIPIAYLPIRARLQGLDASLAEAAADLYAPPWATFRRIILPLIWPGIISGAMLAFIGSLGDVVVSYFVSGPGSTTLPVYVFSMVRMGVTPAVNAISTILIAVSVTLLTASYLIGRRFQ, from the coding sequence ATGAGCGAGGGTCAGGCTCTCTGGCGGTTTCCCGCCACACGCTTCACCGCCATGGCGGTGTTCACGTTCCTCTATGTGCCGATCATCGTCCTCATCGTGCTGTCGTTCAGCGCCGGCGACAGTTCCCTCTCGCGCTGGGAGGGGTTCAGCACGCGATGGTACGGCGTCGTGGCCGGCGACGCCGACATGTTGCGGGCCCTGAAGAACTCTCTCGTGGTCGCAAGCGTCGCAACGGTGGCCGGTACCGTGATCGCCATCATGGCGGGCCTGGCGACCAGCAAGGCTCGGTTTCGCGGCCAAGGTGTTGCGGAGGCCAGTCTCGCCATGCCGCTCATCGTTCCCGACATCGTCGCCGCCATCGCGATCCTTCTCTTCTTTGTCGCGATTGGTATTCCGCTCGGCCTGTTCAGCTTGATGCTGGCCCATACGGTCTTCGCGATCCCGATCGCCTATCTGCCGATCCGGGCGCGCCTGCAGGGGCTCGACGCCTCGCTGGCCGAAGCCGCCGCCGATCTCTACGCGCCGCCTTGGGCGACGTTCCGGCGCATCATCCTGCCGCTCATCTGGCCCGGCATCATCTCGGGCGCGATGCTAGCCTTCATCGGATCGCTCGGCGATGTGGTGGTCAGCTATTTCGTGTCTGGACCGGGCTCCACGACGCTGCCGGTCTACGTGTTCAGCATGGTCCGGATGGGCGTCACGCCCGCCGTCAATGCCATCTCGACCATTCTCATCGCCGTCTCCGTCACCTTGCTGACGGCGTCCTATCTCATCGGCCGACGCTTTCAATGA
- a CDS encoding extracellular solute-binding protein → MQSRFIAAYLVAAATLSPHISAFAETKQMVLYNWSNYMSPDLLKRFEAETGIAVTLDTYDTNESMLAKIQAGGGGYDVVVPTGPTVQAMIRDGLVLKLDASTFTNYKNIKAPFDHPDFDPARAYSVPYMWGTTAIAYDTAKVTGGKIDNSWKELFEPRPELVGKIGMLKDSGEVFGAAAYYLGYDYCTADPKEGQKILELLEKQKPAVKVYNAEGTVDRVASGEVAMQQMWNGSFHRAHKKLPTVAYVFPKEGVNLWGDNLVIPKGAKNVENAKIFLNWMLEPKNAAEATNFTGYNNAITGSDQFMDASLKDDPAVNVSKETIALFRPVKDCSKAALDLRDKIWTRLLR, encoded by the coding sequence ATGCAAAGCCGGTTCATCGCAGCATATCTCGTGGCCGCCGCGACCCTGTCGCCGCACATCTCCGCCTTCGCCGAAACGAAGCAGATGGTGCTCTACAACTGGTCGAACTACATGTCGCCCGACCTGTTGAAGCGGTTCGAGGCCGAGACCGGAATTGCGGTCACGCTCGATACCTATGACACCAACGAGTCGATGCTGGCCAAGATCCAGGCGGGCGGCGGAGGCTATGATGTGGTGGTGCCGACCGGGCCGACCGTGCAAGCGATGATCCGCGACGGCCTTGTGCTGAAGCTCGATGCATCGACCTTTACGAATTACAAGAACATCAAAGCCCCCTTCGATCATCCTGATTTCGACCCGGCCCGCGCCTATTCGGTGCCCTATATGTGGGGCACGACCGCCATTGCCTACGACACCGCCAAGGTGACGGGCGGCAAGATCGACAACAGCTGGAAGGAACTCTTCGAGCCCCGCCCCGAACTGGTCGGCAAGATCGGCATGTTGAAGGATTCAGGCGAGGTTTTCGGCGCGGCTGCTTATTATCTCGGTTACGATTACTGCACCGCAGACCCTAAGGAAGGTCAGAAGATCCTCGAATTGCTGGAAAAGCAGAAGCCGGCCGTCAAGGTCTATAACGCCGAAGGCACCGTGGATCGTGTCGCGAGCGGCGAAGTCGCCATGCAGCAAATGTGGAACGGCTCGTTTCACCGCGCCCATAAAAAGCTGCCGACCGTCGCTTATGTCTTCCCGAAAGAGGGCGTGAACCTGTGGGGCGACAACCTCGTCATCCCCAAGGGGGCCAAGAATGTCGAAAACGCCAAGATCTTCCTGAACTGGATGCTCGAGCCGAAGAACGCCGCGGAAGCCACAAATTTCACCGGCTATAACAATGCGATCACCGGCTCCGATCAATTTATGGATGCCAGCCTGAAGGATGACCCGGCCGTCAATGTCTCGAAGGAGACGATCGCGCTGTTCCGTCCGGTCAAGGATTGCTCGAAAGCCGCGCTCGACCTGCGCGACAAGATCTGGACGCGGCTCCTACGCTGA
- a CDS encoding cupin domain-containing protein, whose product MTEMTDPVRPIRFDAGQQPDGQGTTTTKQWYADPTGRFQAGFWSSEPSRSEVTYAIDEICFLLEGTVRLTDAGGHAEIFRSGDSFVVPAGFKGTWENLEPVRKFYAIHKPATG is encoded by the coding sequence ATGACCGAAATGACCGACCCTGTCCGCCCGATCCGTTTCGACGCGGGACAGCAGCCAGATGGTCAGGGCACGACCACGACGAAGCAATGGTACGCCGACCCGACCGGCCGTTTTCAGGCCGGGTTCTGGTCGAGCGAGCCGAGCCGATCCGAGGTGACCTACGCGATCGACGAGATTTGCTTCCTGCTCGAGGGCACCGTCCGATTGACGGATGCCGGCGGCCATGCCGAAATCTTCCGAAGCGGTGACAGCTTCGTGGTTCCGGCCGGCTTCAAGGGCACGTGGGAGAATCTCGAGCCCGTGCGGAAATTCTACGCGATCCACAAGCCGGCCACGGGCTGA